A region of Argentina anserina chromosome 5, drPotAnse1.1, whole genome shotgun sequence DNA encodes the following proteins:
- the LOC126795621 gene encoding LOW QUALITY PROTEIN: agamous-like MADS-box protein AGL103 (The sequence of the model RefSeq protein was modified relative to this genomic sequence to represent the inferred CDS: substituted 1 base at 1 genomic stop codon): MDPQRKIQPLSSSKSDRKKVRDRKKNIMKKAEELSKLCDIDVCLILYQRQSTIAETWPEDPERVNHILTGYKAGRARDASSPSSLTSGKTKARKSDGSCENVVDLQKEMLHPTWEDRLDGYSEEELIXLVASLDAKLEASTKRIDSLSMKSSKTGGLDHHHLVNANMNSAPFRELNDLNDPR; encoded by the coding sequence ATGGACCCTCAACGAAAGATACAACCATTGTCGTCTAGTAAGAGTGATCGTAAAAAGGTGAGGGATCGAAAAAAGAATATCATGAAGAAAGCTGAGGAGCTTTCAAAACTTTGTGATATTGATGTATGTTTGATCCTCTACCAACGTCAAAGCACTATAGCAGAAACTTGGCCGGAAGATCCTGAACGAGTCAATCACATTCTCACTGGGTACAAGGCAGGCCGAGCAAGAGATGCTAGCAGTCCATCATCCCTCACTTCTGGAAAAACGAAGGCTCGAAAGTCGGATGGTAGTTGTGAGAATGTTGTTGATTTGCAGAAGGAGATGTTGCACCCGACATGGGAGGATCGATTAGACGGCTATTCTGAGGAAGAACTGATTTAACTGGTGGCTTCTTTGGATGCAAAGCTAGAAGCTTCAACAAAGAGGATTGATTCACTATCGATGAAAAGCAGCAAAACTGGTGGACTTGATCATCATCACTTAGTAAATGCAAACATGAACTCGGCCCCTTTTCGTGAACTCAATGATCTTAATGATCCCCGATAA
- the LOC126795620 gene encoding uncharacterized protein LOC126795620, protein MVSKPVAPKRTIACSALQESSTSSTSTVAAETKEVKAAPAKPKAPAKAPVKPLPQMMEEDIIPSLKEILGTPQNELSDLELFFEDDKLEGSFLKEGSSYTFWAFFPNGVLTGPKGFSLSVCGLGASTVEPFLVDEKKITARHIIFWVEKRLAAQGIIPVWKD, encoded by the exons ATGGTAAGTAAACCGGTAGCACCTAAGAGAACTATTGCCTGCTCTGCCCTTCAAGAATCATCCACTTCATCTACTTCTACTG TTGCCGCTGAAACAAAAGAGGTAAAAGCAGCTCCAGCAAAACCTAAAGCTCCGGCGAAAGCTCCTGTCAAGCCGCTACCACAAATGATGGAAGAGGATATCATCCCATCACTGAAAGAAATACTCGGAACTCCTCAAAATGAGCTCTCGGATCTTGAACTCTTTTTTGAAGACGATAAG CTTGAAGGTTCGTTTCTGAAGGAAGGCAGTTCGTATACATTTTGGGCATTCTTTCCCAATGGAGTCCTAACAG GTCCAAAAGGATTTTCTCTATCCGTCTGCGGCTTAGGAGCAAGCACCGTTGAACCTTTTCTCGTTGACGAGAAGAAGATCACGGCAAGACACATTATCTTTTGGGTTGAAAAGCGTTTGGCAGCTCAAGGAATCATTCCTGTGTGGAAAGACTAA